The genomic segment AGAAGAGCTGCTTTTGTGGCTCTCGTGAATGCACTGGTAGATTGTATTGAGCAGACTAGTTAGAAAGTTTGGACTATAAAAGAAGGTAACCACTTGTTCCTTGATGTAAAATTTTTGTATTAATTAGTATTCTTATTCTTTTCCTTTTCCTTCATGAGTTCATTTATACAGATTTGTAAAAATTGTAATTATTTGTGTATGTGCTCTACACTCTCTCTTGTTGGTAGTATGTTGGAGTGCATCAATGACAATCAATTTCTTTTTTGAGAGCCCACTTATTTATCCTGGTCTTGAATCTCAAAATTGTGCTTCATTATATGTATTTCTCTTCTGGTTAAAGATGTATTGCGCTTTGTGGGGTGTGGTCTTTGGAGGGTATAAGAGCAGAAAAAGGCTGATTGGGTCCTCATTCTGTATTCATCAAGTTTAGAATTTAATGTTAATAATATGAATTATTTCTTAGTTCAGGGTCAGATTTCTCAACATTCTAGTTTGAAGCTTGAACTGTGGAAAATTAGTTTTACATAGGCACTGTACAGGTTTAAACAAATCTGTTATTTAATACAAAATATTCTAGATTAATTACAGATATTCTAAGCTAAATCAATTAGCCTAAAACTAAATAATCTAATTATAGTAACTTTTTAATAATTCAActtgatttttttaaaagataCTGAGTAAATGCTTAATATACAATATTTTCTACACCCTCCCTCAAGTTGGTGCATAGAGATTCCACATGCCCAGCTTGCAAACTATCTCGTTGAAACTTTCTGTTGATAGCCCTTTAGTTAGTAAGTCAGCCCGTTGTTGCTTGCTAAGAATATAAGCAACACATAGTTCCTTttcatcaatttttttctttaatgaaGTGTCTATCTACTTCAACATGCTTGGTTCTGTCGTTATGGACTGAGTTGTGTACTATGTTGATTGCTGACTTGCTGTCGCTATACAACTTTAAAGACTCGGTCCTTTGAAGTTTTAATTCTTCAAGTATACGTTTGATCCAAATTAATTCGCATACTCCTTGAGCAAGAGCTCTGAGTTCTGCTTTGGCACTACTTCGGGCTACCACTGGTTGCATCTTACTCCTCCAAGTAACCAAGTTCTCTCATACTTTATTACAATATCCAGTTGTTGATCTTCTATCTTCAATTGaccctgcccaatctgcatctgtgaaGGTCTCatcacctctttcctcattctttTTAAATAACAATCCATTTTCTGGTGTTTTCTTCAGATAGCGTAAAATTCTGTACACAACTTCCAAGTGTTCTTTGAATGGATTGTGCATGTATTGACTAACTAAGCTCATAGCAAATGCAATATTAAGCCTTGTGTGGGATAGGTAGATCAATTTTGCCACTAACCGCTGGTACATTCATTTGTCGATTGGCTTCTCTTTTGTTGGTTTATACTTGCCTTTTGGTTCAAATGGTGTTGTCACAGGTTTACAGTTACTCATTCCTGTTTCCTTGAGTAGATCAAGGACATATTGAGGCACAACAATTTCTTGTTTTGTTCTTGCAACCTCCATTCCTAGAAAATATTTCATTGGTCCAAGATCTTTTACCTCGAATTCTTGGGCTAGCAAGCCTTTAAATCTTTCTTGCTCTCCATAATCGTCACCAGTGAGtatcatgtcatcaacatagacaATGAGAATCGTTACCTTACTCTTTTGCGAGTGTTTGAAGAACAAGGTGTGATCCGATTGAGCCCGTTTATACCTATACTGTTTTACCACTCGATTAAATCTTTCAAACCATGCTCGTGGAGATTGTTTTAAGCcgtaaagatttttttttttttcagatgacAGACATTTTCTTTTTCATATCTTGACTCGAAGCCTGGAGGGATTCTCATGAAAACTTCCTCTTCCAAATGCCCATTGAGGAAGACATTTTCGATGTCTAGTTCTTGTAGGGGCCAATCGAGATTCGCAGCAACTGATAGCAGAACCCTGACTGTGTTTAACTTGGAAATGGGTGCAAACGTCTCATTGTAGTCCACTCCATATGTTTGGGTGAATCCTTTTGCAACTAGTCTCACTTTGTATCGGTCTATCGTTCCATTAGGGCTTGTTTTTAACCGTAAATAACCACTTACCTCCAACCACATGTTTATCTCTAGGTTGATTGACTATTGTCCACGATGTGTTGGTTTCTATTGCCCCAATTTCCTCGTAGAATGCTTTCTTCCATTCTTTCCGTGTGAGGGCTTCAGTTATATCCTTAGGAATTACCACTTGCTCGACTTTTGCTAGGAAATTTTTATATTTCGGAGTTAGTCTACTATAGCAGACATATCTCGACATTGGATGTAGAGTACAACTTCAGACTCTCTTCCGCTTTGCAATAGTTAAAATTCGGGTTCCACCATATTAGAATGCTCAACATTAGGAACATCATTAGGCAAGATGGGATTGAGAGAAAGATCACTTACATTAGGAACAGTCTGTGGGTCAGACTCATGAGATGTTGGAGTAGTAATTGGTTGTATTACTTGATGATCTTTTGGTCGCCGAGAGTAAACTAAAAGTTTTTTAGTTTGGGGCTGAGATTGTTGCTCAAATGTTCCTATGTCAGATAGAGAAGATGAGAGATTGATGTGAATAGTTTGATCAATTTTTGGGATAGCTTTAGGTAGGCAAGTATCCCAGCTAAAAATTTCACTCACTGTCCCTCCATGAAGTGGAATGTTGGGATTAAAAGATTGTTCATTGAATGTGACGTCTAAGGAGACATACATACGTCAAGTAGATGGATTACAACATTTATACCCCTTTTTGGTAGAAGAGTAGCCCAAAAAGACACCTAAGAGCACGTGGATCAAATTTGGATCGATTTGGACCTAGAACATGGACATAAGAAGTACAACGAAACGTTTTTAAGGGGAGATCATTAACAAGATGAGTATGTGGATATGTTTTAAGAAGGATAGAGAGTGGAGTGTGAAAGTTCAACACTCGAGGTAAGGATAGCCTCACCCCAAAAATACTTAGGGATAGATGTGGTAAACATTAAGGCCCTAGCAACCTCCAACAAGTGTCTATTTTTGCGTTCGGCATTCCCATTTTGATGGGGTGTGCCTACACATAAACTCTTATGAATGATGCCATGAGATAGAAGACAATCACCTAAGATGAAATCAAAATATTTAGTGCCATTATCTGTGTGCAATACTTGAAGATTAGCATTGAATTGAATTTTTATTATAGAATGGAAGTTTCTAAATGTCATGGCAgcatcagatttttgtttaagaAGAAAAACCCAACTAACACGTGTGTGGttatcaatgaaagtgatgaaccATCTAGTATATGTGGCATTGGTTATTCTAGATGGCCCCTATATATCACTATGAATAAGAGTAAAAGGCAGAGTTGATTTGTAAGGTACAGAACAAAAAATAGCACGTGTATGTTTAGCAAACTGACAAATGTCACACTTAAAGGAGCTCAAAATTTTATTTGAAACAACTTAGGAAAGAGATATTTTAAATAGGAAAAATTAGGGTGTCCTAGCCTATAATGCCACTGCATAATATCATTATTACGAGAAGCAATACAGCCAAAAACAATAGTTTTATTTACTTGAGCAGGAGGAATCAAATCAATGTAATACAACCCACTACATGCATTTTCACTCCCAATCGTCTCCCCTGAGGACATATCTTGAAAAGTACAACAGAGAGGAGAGAAAGAGGCCAAACATTGCTGATCTCGAGTGACTTTACTGACTAAGAGCAGAATACACAATAGATTTGGGACATGAAGGACATCATAAAGAGTAGTAGAGGGAGATATATATATACCTTTTACCAGCCACAGAGGAGAGGgaaccatcaacaatcttaattTTTTTGAGTACCCGGACAAAGAGTGTATGTGGTAAACTGATGGGACTGACTAGTCATGTGATCCAAAGCCCCTGAATCCACAATCCAGGCAGAGTTTTGAACATTGAAGGCAGCAAAGGTCCTTGGATGTGAAGAGGATGATGGAGCAGATGCAGTAGCATTCTTGGAGGTATTAAGCAACTGATGGAGTTGGGTGATCTGAGCTAGAGTGAATGGGAAAGGCTCAGATGGAGCGATAATGAAGGGTTGGCCTTCCAAAGGGGCACGAGCAGAGAAGCGCCAATTAGAAGAGTTTATGTTGAGAGTGGCCATAAGGAAAGAGACGAAGGCTAAGAGAAAAAAAGGAGGCTTCGGAGTTTCTAGTTTAGAGGGAAATCTCTGATGCCATGTGGAAAATTAgcctttgataatctttattGATAGAGAATAAGGTCTTTAAATAGGCAATGAACAGGTATAAACAAATTTGGTATTTAATACCAAATATTCTAGATTAATTACAGATATGCCTAAAACTAAGTAGTCTAATTATAGTAACTTTCTAATAATTCAGCTTGGTTTCCTTATTGGAAAGATACTGAGTAAATGCTTAATGTACAATA from the Humulus lupulus chromosome X, drHumLupu1.1, whole genome shotgun sequence genome contains:
- the LOC133805625 gene encoding uncharacterized mitochondrial protein AtMg00810-like; translation: MILTGDDYGEQERFKGLLAQEFEVKDLGPMKYFLGMEVARTKQEIVVPQYVLDLLKETGMSNCKPVTTPFEPKVSQYMHNPFKEHLEVVYRILRYLKKTPENGLLFKKNEERGDETFTDADWAGSIEDRRSTTGYCNKV